One Novosphingobium sp. G106 DNA segment encodes these proteins:
- a CDS encoding cytochrome P450, with the protein MAEEMALQHFDPEQPHAMWRSLRATRPVSPIDRPNESGRQTYLVTTRAGAKQVLLDPETFSSSINGEHTGRFMGPMILAMDGERHCSRRLLISHAFRTSQIARWERELIRPIITELCAEIAAAGRAELIEEVISRFPVQVICGMCAIPAVDSPRFLQWAKDIHRGMLDEATGRAAAGQMRAYLEPLVEQRRAAPGDDLISDIVHSTIDGERLDDEEIYGFLRLLLPAGSESTFRATSTALLAILSTPGLVDRVRSDRTLLAAVIEETLRWDVSNSMVSRVATRDAMVEGCPVSAGSALLVVTNSANRDEGEHSDPEIFDVDRTDRRHIAFGLGPHQCLGQPLARMEMHVGLDVILSELGNLRLNPAYPVPVVTGASFRSPQALHVLFEERVSN; encoded by the coding sequence ATGGCCGAGGAGATGGCTCTCCAACATTTCGATCCCGAGCAGCCCCACGCGATGTGGCGCAGCTTGCGCGCGACCCGTCCCGTGTCGCCGATCGACCGCCCGAACGAAAGTGGCCGACAGACCTATCTGGTGACCACGCGTGCGGGAGCCAAACAGGTCCTGCTCGATCCCGAAACCTTCTCGTCGTCGATAAATGGCGAGCATACCGGCCGTTTCATGGGCCCCATGATCCTGGCGATGGATGGCGAGCGTCATTGCTCGCGGCGCCTGCTCATTTCCCACGCGTTCCGAACGTCACAGATTGCGCGGTGGGAGCGGGAGCTGATCCGGCCGATCATTACCGAGCTCTGCGCGGAGATTGCCGCGGCCGGCCGTGCCGAACTGATCGAAGAGGTGATTAGCCGTTTCCCGGTTCAGGTTATTTGCGGCATGTGCGCGATACCGGCCGTGGACAGCCCCCGCTTTCTGCAATGGGCCAAGGACATCCACCGCGGCATGCTGGACGAGGCCACGGGCCGGGCTGCCGCAGGACAGATGCGGGCCTATCTGGAACCTTTGGTCGAGCAGCGCCGCGCCGCGCCGGGCGACGACCTGATCAGCGACATCGTCCACTCCACGATCGACGGCGAACGGCTCGACGACGAGGAAATCTATGGTTTTCTGCGTTTGCTTCTGCCGGCCGGGTCCGAAAGCACCTTCCGCGCGACCAGCACCGCGCTGCTTGCCATCCTGTCCACGCCGGGCCTTGTCGACCGGGTCAGGAGCGACCGAACCCTACTTGCCGCCGTGATCGAAGAAACGCTGCGGTGGGACGTGTCCAACTCAATGGTCAGTCGCGTTGCCACACGCGATGCAATGGTTGAAGGATGCCCCGTTTCCGCCGGTTCGGCGTTGCTCGTCGTGACGAACTCCGCCAACCGGGATGAAGGTGAACATTCCGATCCCGAGATATTCGACGTCGATCGAACTGACAGGCGTCACATCGCCTTCGGACTTGGCCCACACCAATGTCTGGGACAGCCGCTCGCGCGAATGGAAATGCATGTCGGGCTGGACGTGATCCTCTCGGAGCTGGGCAATCTCCGCCTCAATCCCGCCTATCCCGTGCCCGTCGTGACGGGCGCTTCGTTTCGCAGTCCGCAAGCACTGCACGTCCTCTTTGAGGAAAGGGTAAGTAATTGA
- a CDS encoding carboxymuconolactone decarboxylase family protein — translation MSKFSPQDRADTGARTAAALQGPVPAEPRTPVEAAWRDFVYAEVWTRPGLDRRSRFIIAICGAAVAPGPDRILDAYVRGALATGELNVSELREIALHLSGYAGFSQAARLDDAITRIVADLGEEEPDLEPLRGESWTTETRQAENDESFRKVMTTAGPGHISAFYEAGVMNYCFGELWARPGLDQRSRRLVTLVAAADSQAPSAVLSHTYSAMASGDFTKEEMLEFVEQFAVHGGHTRGSTMQALVLQMADRIEKGGSFTMSVKDGRG, via the coding sequence ATGAGCAAGTTCAGCCCTCAAGACCGGGCTGACACCGGCGCTCGGACCGCAGCGGCATTGCAGGGCCCCGTCCCGGCCGAGCCGCGTACACCGGTCGAAGCGGCCTGGCGCGACTTCGTCTACGCCGAGGTCTGGACGCGGCCAGGCCTCGACAGGCGTTCGCGCTTCATCATCGCGATCTGCGGAGCGGCCGTCGCGCCGGGACCCGACCGCATCCTCGACGCCTATGTGCGGGGTGCGCTCGCAACCGGAGAATTGAATGTCTCGGAACTGCGCGAGATCGCCCTGCACCTGTCAGGCTATGCCGGCTTTTCGCAGGCCGCGCGGCTCGATGACGCGATCACGCGCATCGTGGCCGACCTGGGCGAGGAAGAGCCCGACCTTGAGCCGCTCCGCGGCGAGAGCTGGACGACTGAAACGCGTCAGGCCGAAAACGACGAAAGCTTCCGCAAAGTGATGACCACTGCCGGTCCGGGACACATCAGCGCGTTCTACGAGGCCGGCGTGATGAACTACTGCTTCGGCGAACTGTGGGCCCGGCCGGGGCTCGACCAACGCAGCCGCAGGCTGGTAACGCTGGTCGCCGCCGCCGATTCCCAAGCGCCGAGCGCCGTGCTGTCCCATACCTATTCGGCCATGGCGAGCGGCGACTTCACCAAGGAGGAGATGCTCGAATTCGTCGAGCAGTTCGCCGTTCACGGCGGTCACACGCGCGGATCGACGATGCAGGCACTGGTCTTGCAGATGGCGGACCGGATCGAGAAGGGTGGGTCCTTCACTATGAGCGTCAAGGACGGGCGCGGCTGA
- a CDS encoding NAD(P)/FAD-dependent oxidoreductase: MAIYDAVVVGAGFSGLYLIKRLRDAGFSVCVVEAAPSVGGTWYWNAYPGARCDVESFDYCYSFSRELEEEWDWSERYPSQPELLRYLNYVADRFDLRREIRFETRVTAAAFDEARNLWDVSLDSGERIEGRFFILAGGAISVPKPPEIDGIESFRGACYHTGNWPQEGVDFSGQRVAVIGTGSSGVQTSTAIVDAVSQLTVFQRTPNYTAPMINYALDAAAMNEFRRTSPARHEKSRHSRQGIPYDLPTQSALSVSAEERAETFRNAWENSHLFALRLTYSDILTDEAANEAVSEFVRGKIREIVNDPAVAEKLTPRSYPFATKRPCLGRGYYEMFNRDHVRLVDLRETPIQRMTPAGIETSEGELAFDAVIFATGFDALTGAAARIDITGRGGVTLREKWADGPETYLGLASTGFPNLFFVTGPGSPGPLSAMVKSIEQHVDWIADCMIYLRDREIASIEADRIYEREWVEHVQSVALGTLYPRADSWYLGANVPGKPRKFMPYLGGVGFYRSTCDKITKAGYEGFELSRA, translated from the coding sequence ATGGCCATCTACGATGCGGTTGTCGTCGGCGCCGGCTTTTCCGGGCTCTACCTGATCAAACGACTGCGTGACGCGGGCTTTTCGGTCTGCGTGGTCGAAGCGGCGCCGAGCGTAGGCGGCACCTGGTACTGGAACGCCTATCCCGGCGCGCGCTGCGACGTCGAAAGCTTCGACTATTGCTATTCCTTCTCGCGCGAACTCGAAGAGGAATGGGACTGGTCCGAACGCTATCCCTCGCAGCCAGAACTGCTGCGCTATCTCAACTATGTCGCCGACCGGTTCGACCTGCGTCGGGAAATCCGTTTCGAGACGCGGGTTACCGCTGCGGCCTTCGATGAGGCGCGCAATCTTTGGGACGTCAGCCTTGACAGCGGCGAGCGGATCGAAGGGCGCTTCTTCATCCTTGCGGGCGGTGCGATCTCGGTGCCGAAGCCGCCCGAGATCGACGGGATCGAGAGCTTCCGCGGTGCCTGCTACCATACCGGCAACTGGCCGCAGGAAGGCGTCGACTTCTCCGGCCAGCGCGTTGCGGTGATCGGCACCGGCTCGTCAGGGGTGCAGACCTCGACCGCGATCGTCGATGCAGTGTCTCAGTTGACGGTCTTCCAGCGCACCCCGAACTACACCGCGCCGATGATCAACTATGCGCTCGACGCCGCGGCAATGAACGAATTTCGCCGGACTTCGCCCGCGCGTCACGAGAAATCGCGCCATTCGCGTCAGGGCATCCCCTACGACTTGCCCACCCAATCGGCCTTATCGGTCAGCGCCGAGGAACGCGCCGAGACCTTCCGCAACGCCTGGGAGAACAGCCACCTTTTCGCGTTGCGCCTGACCTATTCGGACATCCTCACCGACGAGGCGGCCAACGAGGCGGTCTCCGAATTCGTCCGCGGCAAGATCCGAGAGATCGTCAACGATCCGGCGGTGGCCGAGAAGCTAACCCCGCGCAGCTATCCTTTCGCGACCAAAAGACCCTGCCTTGGCCGCGGCTATTACGAGATGTTCAACCGCGATCATGTCCGCCTGGTCGATCTGCGCGAGACGCCGATCCAGCGCATGACGCCGGCGGGGATCGAGACCAGCGAGGGCGAGCTCGCCTTCGACGCAGTAATCTTCGCGACCGGCTTCGACGCGCTCACCGGTGCCGCCGCGCGGATCGACATCACCGGCCGCGGCGGCGTCACGCTGCGCGAGAAATGGGCAGACGGGCCGGAAACCTATCTCGGTCTTGCCTCGACCGGCTTTCCCAACCTGTTCTTCGTGACAGGTCCAGGTAGTCCCGGTCCGCTCAGCGCCATGGTCAAGTCAATCGAACAGCATGTCGACTGGATCGCGGATTGCATGATCTATCTCAGGGACCGGGAGATAGCTTCCATCGAGGCCGATCGCATCTATGAGCGCGAGTGGGTGGAACATGTCCAGAGCGTAGCTTTGGGCACGCTCTATCCGCGGGCAGATTCGTGGTATCTGGGCGCCAACGTTCCCGGCAAGCCGCGGAAGTTCATGCCTTACCTTGGTGGCGTAGGGTTTTATCGTAGCACGTGCGATAAGATCACTAAGGCTGGCTACGAGGGATTTGAACTGTCGAGGGCTTGA
- a CDS encoding TauD/TfdA family dioxygenase — protein sequence MTFSTVDLTPAIGTQVRTDRETLLDGSIAGDIRALLEQRGVLLFRGYDLSDEEQLQFAKTLGTPRNEHGTDITKVSSDKTKSPIFAEYTEGTYFFHFDDTYMEYPALASVLRARTVAPEGGQTEFANTYAIYDDLPEDERDFLDTLQGVHSQETIQRKAFPNPTDWQLSLWGEGAIPATTHPLVWHHRTGRKSLLLGETIRTIPGLPKDESDALIRKLLNLAERPEYVYRHEWQVGDVLIWDNTGTMHRVVPFDLTCGRELHRVKLAGEEPIRAPSKVPA from the coding sequence ATGACTTTCAGCACGGTTGACCTGACACCGGCCATCGGCACCCAGGTCCGTACGGACCGCGAGACCTTGCTCGACGGTTCGATCGCCGGCGACATTCGGGCGCTGCTCGAACAACGCGGCGTTCTGTTGTTCCGCGGCTACGACCTGAGCGACGAGGAACAGCTCCAGTTCGCCAAGACGCTCGGCACGCCGCGCAACGAGCATGGCACCGACATCACCAAGGTCTCTTCGGACAAGACGAAAAGCCCGATCTTCGCCGAGTACACGGAAGGCACCTACTTCTTCCATTTCGACGACACCTACATGGAATACCCGGCGCTCGCCTCGGTCCTTCGCGCGCGGACGGTCGCGCCCGAAGGCGGCCAGACCGAATTCGCCAATACCTACGCGATCTACGACGATCTTCCCGAGGATGAGCGCGACTTCCTCGATACGCTGCAGGGCGTCCACTCGCAGGAGACCATCCAGCGCAAGGCCTTCCCGAACCCGACCGACTGGCAGCTTTCGCTCTGGGGCGAGGGCGCGATCCCCGCGACGACCCATCCGCTGGTCTGGCATCACCGCACCGGCCGCAAGTCGCTGCTGCTGGGCGAAACCATCCGCACGATTCCGGGGCTCCCCAAGGACGAGAGCGACGCGCTGATCCGCAAGCTGCTGAACCTCGCCGAGCGGCCCGAATATGTCTACCGCCACGAGTGGCAGGTCGGCGACGTGCTGATCTGGGATAACACCGGCACAATGCACCGCGTCGTGCCGTTCGACCTAACCTGCGGCCGCGAACTGCACCGGGTCAAGCTGGCGGGCGAGGAGCCGATCCGGGCGCCGAGCAAGGTTCCGGCCTGA
- a CDS encoding FAD-dependent oxidoreductase, which produces MMNCRPTDTPDIDLASLREKYRQEAEKRRRPEGFAQYIEVTGELNAFLEFDTYEPIPERAPLADEIDVVVLGGGFAGLIAAGRLKEAGVDNIRIIDRGGDFGGTWYWNRYPGVQCDVESYSYMPLLEEMDYMPKDRYSYGTEIFEYCQKIGTYFGLYEHALFGTVVNALRWDAELGRWHVGTDKGDDIRARYIVMCPGPLNRPKLPGVPGIEHFKGHSFHTTRWDYDYTGGDWKNPVMDRLADKRVAIIGTGATAVQCVPALAKYVKHLTVFQRTPSYIDERGNMPTDPEWAKRQQPGWQAARMRNFHTAINEVFAKDDVDLICDGWSELNRNIQAAREAAGWPEMQLDELMALREVEDYRAMERIRKRVDDTIEDPATAEMLKPWYRFLCKRPCFNDEYLPAFNRPNVSLVDVSETKGIERMTENGIVANGIEYEVDCIIYASGFETTTDMRRRYGIDVIEGRDGLSIYDHWKDGFRTLHGMTVHNFPGLFFTGWLQGGVSGSTTLMYDQQGRHIAYMLSQALKRGAATVEPTAEAEAAWVKTIRENLMLDTQFWEACTPGYNNNEGLAVTRYTIFGEPYGPGYEAFDQLIREWREQGDLAGLVFEPQEQDA; this is translated from the coding sequence ATGATGAACTGCAGGCCGACCGACACGCCGGATATCGATCTGGCGTCGTTGCGTGAAAAGTACCGCCAGGAAGCCGAAAAGCGCCGCCGCCCCGAAGGCTTCGCGCAATATATCGAGGTCACGGGCGAGCTGAACGCGTTCCTCGAATTCGATACTTACGAGCCGATTCCCGAGCGCGCGCCGCTGGCCGACGAGATCGACGTCGTCGTGCTGGGCGGCGGCTTCGCCGGGCTGATCGCCGCCGGCCGGCTGAAAGAGGCAGGCGTCGATAACATCCGCATCATCGACCGCGGCGGCGACTTCGGCGGCACCTGGTACTGGAACCGCTATCCGGGCGTGCAGTGCGACGTCGAATCCTATTCCTACATGCCGCTGCTGGAGGAAATGGATTACATGCCGAAGGATCGCTATTCCTACGGCACCGAGATCTTCGAATATTGTCAGAAGATCGGCACGTATTTCGGCCTATACGAACACGCGCTGTTCGGCACGGTGGTCAATGCGTTGCGCTGGGACGCCGAGCTGGGGCGCTGGCATGTCGGCACTGACAAAGGCGACGACATCCGCGCACGTTATATCGTCATGTGCCCGGGGCCATTGAACCGGCCAAAGCTCCCCGGCGTCCCCGGGATCGAGCATTTCAAGGGCCACAGCTTCCACACCACGCGCTGGGACTACGACTATACCGGCGGCGACTGGAAGAACCCGGTGATGGACAGGCTCGCCGACAAGAGGGTGGCGATCATCGGCACCGGCGCCACGGCGGTGCAATGCGTGCCGGCGCTGGCCAAATACGTTAAGCACCTTACCGTCTTCCAGCGCACGCCGTCCTACATCGACGAGCGCGGCAACATGCCGACCGACCCCGAATGGGCCAAGCGCCAGCAACCGGGCTGGCAGGCGGCGCGGATGCGGAACTTCCACACGGCGATCAACGAGGTCTTCGCCAAGGACGACGTCGACCTGATCTGCGACGGCTGGAGCGAGCTCAACCGCAACATCCAGGCGGCGCGTGAAGCCGCGGGCTGGCCCGAGATGCAGCTCGACGAGCTGATGGCGCTGCGCGAGGTCGAGGACTACCGCGCGATGGAACGCATCCGCAAGCGCGTGGATGACACGATCGAGGACCCCGCGACGGCCGAGATGCTCAAGCCCTGGTACCGCTTCCTGTGCAAGCGGCCATGCTTCAACGACGAGTACCTGCCGGCATTCAACCGGCCCAACGTGAGCCTGGTCGACGTGTCCGAGACCAAGGGCATCGAGCGCATGACCGAAAACGGCATCGTCGCGAACGGGATCGAATACGAGGTCGACTGCATCATCTACGCCAGCGGCTTCGAGACCACCACCGACATGCGCCGCCGCTATGGCATCGACGTGATCGAGGGGCGCGATGGCCTGTCGATCTACGATCATTGGAAGGACGGCTTCCGCACTTTGCACGGCATGACCGTGCACAATTTCCCCGGGCTGTTCTTCACCGGCTGGCTGCAGGGCGGGGTCTCGGGCTCGACCACGCTGATGTACGACCAGCAGGGCCGGCATATCGCCTACATGCTGAGCCAGGCCCTGAAGCGCGGCGCCGCGACGGTGGAGCCGACCGCCGAAGCCGAAGCGGCCTGGGTCAAGACGATCCGCGAGAACCTGATGCTCGACACGCAGTTCTGGGAAGCCTGCACGCCGGGCTACAACAACAACGAAGGCCTGGCGGTGACCCGCTATACGATCTTCGGCGAACCCTATGGACCGGGCTACGAGGCCTTCGACCAGCTCATCCGCGAATGGCGCGAGCAGGGCGATCTCGCCGGCCTGGTGTTCGAGCCGCAGGAGCAGGACGCATGA
- a CDS encoding EthD domain-containing protein gives MSIKFLHRDAARIIVRSGRDIVMFKVIWLLKRKPGITLDQFRDHYENSHAVLGQTHFGHLLLSYTRNYNVRVDLPENADPIARAIASKQSDHDCVTEWVLRDDQALTEVFELLFDPVIGKLFHDDEEHFLDRDSVRLVVCDVHANRPGDGKEATAQLQDKQ, from the coding sequence ATGTCCATTAAATTCTTGCATCGCGACGCCGCCCGGATCATTGTCCGCAGCGGGAGAGACATCGTCATGTTCAAGGTCATCTGGCTGTTGAAGCGCAAGCCGGGCATCACGCTCGACCAGTTCCGCGATCACTATGAAAACAGCCACGCGGTGCTCGGCCAGACCCATTTCGGCCATCTGCTGCTGTCCTATACGCGCAACTACAACGTGCGGGTGGACTTGCCCGAGAATGCCGATCCGATCGCCCGCGCCATCGCGTCGAAGCAGTCGGACCATGACTGCGTGACCGAATGGGTTCTGCGCGACGACCAGGCTCTGACCGAGGTCTTCGAGCTGCTGTTCGACCCGGTCATCGGCAAGCTGTTCCATGACGACGAGGAGCATTTCCTCGACCGCGATTCCGTGCGTCTCGTCGTCTGCGACGTGCATGCCAACCGGCCCGGCGACGGGAAAGAGGCAACCGCCCAACTTCAGGATAAACAATGA
- a CDS encoding nuclear transport factor 2 family protein has translation MTRKRSERYAPPEFELNEGSGLPFAGTYRGADGFLEFLGLFNDTFDIEQMAPVRTFITDDPDWLIGELNLRATLREGGELFETSLLEMWQFKNGQVVSIKPHYFNAVR, from the coding sequence GTGACGCGGAAACGATCAGAGCGCTATGCGCCCCCCGAGTTCGAACTGAACGAAGGTTCGGGCCTGCCCTTCGCCGGTACCTACCGCGGCGCCGACGGCTTCCTCGAATTTCTTGGGCTCTTCAACGACACCTTCGACATCGAGCAGATGGCGCCCGTCAGGACCTTCATCACCGATGATCCCGACTGGCTGATCGGCGAACTGAACCTGCGCGCGACGCTGCGCGAGGGCGGCGAGCTGTTCGAAACTTCGCTGCTCGAGATGTGGCAATTCAAGAACGGCCAGGTGGTCAGCATCAAGCCGCACTATTTCAACGCCGTCCGATAG
- a CDS encoding SDR family NAD(P)-dependent oxidoreductase: MPDYVERTAYYAEAPLALVIGCGGLGTSIARALGRRHALLIVDLDGGRLAQTVATLTHDGYTVAGHRCDITDPAQTKALGEVLAKSPGIRALAHVAAVGMSIGDWRKMMAVDLVGAHLVAEAAGPHMVSGGAAVFISSLASYLPARDAKLEALLAEPQRQGFLTALADLHGKEPDFDWTYNYAKLGVNMLAERLAVEWGPRQVRAVSLSPGMIDSPMARAEGPTLPSHDGTETRVSRGDKAREIPLGRQGSMIEITNVVDFLVSDGASFLNGIDIPVDGGHRAAWRAKGVIDR, from the coding sequence ATGCCGGACTATGTCGAACGCACAGCCTACTACGCAGAGGCACCCCTGGCCCTGGTCATCGGCTGCGGCGGCCTGGGCACCTCGATCGCTCGCGCGCTCGGCCGGCGCCACGCCTTGCTGATTGTCGATCTCGACGGTGGACGGTTGGCTCAGACCGTCGCGACGCTGACTCACGACGGCTATACCGTCGCGGGACACCGGTGCGACATCACCGATCCCGCACAGACGAAGGCGCTCGGTGAGGTGCTCGCCAAAAGCCCCGGCATTCGCGCCCTGGCCCATGTAGCGGCAGTCGGCATGTCGATCGGCGACTGGCGCAAGATGATGGCGGTCGATCTCGTCGGCGCGCATCTGGTTGCCGAAGCGGCTGGCCCGCACATGGTGAGCGGCGGCGCGGCGGTCTTCATCTCGTCGCTGGCGAGCTACCTGCCGGCACGCGATGCGAAGCTCGAAGCGCTTCTGGCCGAACCGCAACGACAAGGTTTCCTCACGGCCCTCGCTGACCTCCACGGCAAGGAGCCCGATTTCGACTGGACCTACAACTACGCCAAGCTCGGCGTGAACATGCTGGCCGAGCGACTGGCGGTCGAATGGGGGCCGCGGCAGGTGCGCGCCGTCTCGCTGTCCCCGGGCATGATCGATTCGCCGATGGCGCGTGCCGAGGGCCCTACCCTGCCCAGCCACGACGGTACCGAAACCCGCGTCTCGCGCGGCGACAAGGCGCGCGAGATCCCGCTCGGCCGGCAAGGCTCGATGATCGAGATCACCAATGTCGTGGACTTCCTCGTCTCCGATGGGGCGAGCTTCCTCAACGGCATCGACATCCCGGTCGACGGCGGCCACCGCGCGGCCTGGCGGGCCAAGGGCGTGATCGACCGGTGA
- a CDS encoding alpha/beta hydrolase codes for MSDGFQPEGPLDPVAAQIAAFFAADPGWQEMTSRPIAETRAAIRAATPVTGQPEMECVEDFRIPVSGGEIGLRLYRPGPHPSAIIVWAHGGGFALGSIAEIDNFARVLAKESGCAVASVEYRLAPEHPFPTAVNDLLRAASWVCDRVVALAGDKVPIILGGDSAGANLATVVTRKLHETTACKIAGNVLAYPNTDTPETPSLRRFEAPFLGLREIEFFLGLYVPDTSLHRHPDFAPLYAPGLELLPPTLIITAEHDLLTEQAEAYGQVLAARGVRVSIIRHPGMIHGFVTMDAFFAGAAGLAMRQISHFVRGLGNP; via the coding sequence GTGAGCGACGGTTTCCAACCCGAGGGGCCGCTGGACCCGGTCGCCGCGCAGATCGCCGCCTTCTTCGCCGCCGATCCGGGCTGGCAGGAGATGACCTCCCGCCCAATCGCCGAAACCCGTGCCGCGATCCGCGCGGCGACGCCCGTCACCGGCCAGCCCGAGATGGAGTGCGTCGAGGATTTCCGCATTCCGGTGTCTGGCGGCGAAATCGGTTTGCGCCTCTATCGTCCGGGACCGCACCCATCGGCCATCATCGTCTGGGCACACGGCGGGGGCTTCGCGCTCGGCAGCATTGCCGAAATCGACAACTTCGCCCGCGTACTGGCCAAGGAAAGTGGCTGTGCAGTCGCCTCGGTCGAGTACCGGCTCGCGCCGGAACATCCGTTCCCGACCGCCGTGAACGACCTGTTGCGCGCCGCGAGTTGGGTCTGCGATCGGGTCGTCGCCCTGGCCGGCGATAAAGTGCCGATCATCCTCGGCGGCGACAGTGCGGGGGCGAACCTGGCCACGGTCGTGACCCGCAAACTGCACGAGACCACAGCCTGCAAGATAGCCGGCAATGTTCTGGCCTATCCCAATACCGATACCCCCGAAACACCGTCGCTCCGCCGGTTCGAAGCACCTTTCCTCGGCCTTCGAGAAATCGAGTTTTTCCTCGGCCTCTATGTCCCCGATACCTCGCTGCATCGGCATCCCGATTTCGCGCCGCTGTATGCGCCCGGCCTCGAACTGTTGCCGCCGACGCTGATCATCACAGCCGAGCACGACCTCCTCACGGAACAAGCCGAGGCTTACGGGCAAGTCCTGGCGGCGCGCGGCGTGCGGGTATCGATCATCCGCCATCCGGGCATGATCCACGGCTTCGTGACGATGGACGCTTTCTTTGCCGGTGCAGCCGGACTAGCGATGCGGCAGATCAGCCACTTCGTCCGAGGTCTCGGCAATCCATGA
- a CDS encoding TetR/AcrR family transcriptional regulator produces the protein MSERRDRAPSVKYQTPLREAQRDLTRSRIVNAARNLFYDQHFDTATMDEIAVAAGLRRSTLYLHYKDKSEILLEVITEYGAKAKNMLATMPGPDPTLAQMESWVRKVARFIAKERVPLSIIVEVRRKHAHAATLDVLTNELLDSMGANNAPFRDIGNAKADAARRARALMLLQELTYACEIHLEDTSDACGRELLLVAAKDLHTFLITSKRTAAAS, from the coding sequence ATGAGCGAACGCCGCGACCGGGCACCGTCGGTCAAATACCAGACCCCGCTGCGCGAGGCCCAGCGGGACCTGACCCGTAGCCGGATCGTCAATGCCGCGCGCAACCTCTTCTACGATCAGCACTTCGACACGGCGACAATGGACGAGATCGCCGTGGCCGCCGGTCTGCGGCGATCGACCTTGTATCTCCACTACAAGGACAAGTCCGAGATCCTGCTGGAAGTCATCACCGAGTATGGCGCCAAAGCGAAGAACATGCTGGCAACCATGCCAGGGCCAGATCCCACCCTGGCGCAGATGGAAAGCTGGGTCCGCAAGGTCGCGCGGTTCATTGCCAAGGAGCGGGTTCCCCTATCGATCATCGTCGAGGTTCGCCGCAAGCACGCCCATGCCGCGACGCTCGATGTCCTGACCAACGAACTTCTCGACAGCATGGGCGCGAACAACGCGCCATTCCGCGATATCGGCAATGCCAAGGCCGATGCGGCGCGACGAGCTCGCGCGCTGATGTTGCTCCAGGAACTGACCTACGCGTGCGAAATCCACCTCGAAGACACCTCGGATGCCTGCGGGCGGGAGCTGCTGCTCGTCGCAGCCAAGGATCTGCATACGTTTCTGATTACCAGCAAGCGCACTGCCGCCGCATCATAG